The Rhinolophus ferrumequinum isolate MPI-CBG mRhiFer1 chromosome 4, mRhiFer1_v1.p, whole genome shotgun sequence genome has a window encoding:
- the TSC22D1 gene encoding TSC22 domain family protein 1 isoform X2, which produces MKSQWCRPVEMDLGVYQLRHFSISFLSSLLGTENASVRLDDSSSGASVVAIDNKIEQAMDLVKSHLMYAVREEVEVLKEQIKELIEKNSQLEQENNLLKTLASPEQLAQFQAQLQTGSPPATTQPQGTTQPPAQPASQGSGPTA; this is translated from the exons ATGAAATCCCAATGGTGTAGACCAGTGGAGATGGATCTAGGAGTTTACCAACTGagacatttttcaatttctttcttgtcATCCTTGCTGGGGACTGAAAACGCCTCTGTGAGACTTGACGATAG CTCCTCTGGTGCAAGTGTGGTAGCTATTGACAACAAAATCGAGCAAGCTATG GATCTGGTGAAAAGCCATTTGATGTATGCGGTTAGAGAGGAAGTGGAGGTGCTCAAAGAGCAAATCAAAGAACTAATAGAGAAAAACTCCCAGCTGGAGCAGGAGAACAATCTGCTGAAGACACTGGCCAGCCCAGAGCAGCTCGCCCAGTTTCAGGCCCAGCTGCAGACTGGCTCCCCGCCTGCCACCACACAGCCACAGGGGACCACACAGCCCCCGGCCCAGCCAGCATCCCAGGGCTCGGGACCAACCGCATAG
- the TSC22D1 gene encoding TSC22 domain family protein 1 isoform X3, protein MDLVKSHLMYAVREEVEVLKEQIKELIEKNSQLEQENNLLKTLASPEQLAQFQAQLQTGSPPATTQPQGTTQPPAQPASQGSGPTA, encoded by the exons ATG GATCTGGTGAAAAGCCATTTGATGTATGCGGTTAGAGAGGAAGTGGAGGTGCTCAAAGAGCAAATCAAAGAACTAATAGAGAAAAACTCCCAGCTGGAGCAGGAGAACAATCTGCTGAAGACACTGGCCAGCCCAGAGCAGCTCGCCCAGTTTCAGGCCCAGCTGCAGACTGGCTCCCCGCCTGCCACCACACAGCCACAGGGGACCACACAGCCCCCGGCCCAGCCAGCATCCCAGGGCTCGGGACCAACCGCATAG